The following proteins are co-located in the Pirellulales bacterium genome:
- a CDS encoding anhydro-N-acetylmuramic acid kinase, giving the protein MATIAVGLMSGTSGDGVDAALLDTDGENQIGFLGGLTLPYEEELRLRLLEASQYDVPLVELLRIEAEITALHVRAVKELLASQPKAAAKVKIVGFHGHTVRHVPAQRLTLQIGNPWTLSRELDLPVVNDFRRCDIAAGGQGAPLVAMFHRALFSKEKRPTLVLNLGGVANVTWLGEQNEIIAGDSGPGCGLIDEWAQTMADMPHDRDGHLALAGEVDEETLEAALATPFFQQPLPKSADRFDFDHVDVSHLGVEDGAATLCAVTVEAIYRAVQKLPQMPVRTWVTGGGVHHPVLMRMLADRFGQVRTVSEFGLNPDTLEAECFAWLAVRHQLQLPLTIPETTGCDKPRTGGTAVRFG; this is encoded by the coding sequence ATGGCAACCATCGCAGTCGGGTTGATGAGCGGAACCTCGGGCGACGGCGTCGACGCCGCTCTGCTGGACACCGACGGCGAAAACCAGATCGGCTTTCTCGGCGGGTTGACCCTGCCGTACGAGGAGGAACTGCGGTTGCGGCTGCTCGAGGCGTCGCAATACGACGTCCCGCTGGTCGAGCTGCTGCGGATCGAGGCCGAGATAACCGCGCTGCATGTTCGGGCCGTGAAGGAGCTGCTGGCCTCGCAGCCCAAGGCGGCCGCCAAGGTGAAGATCGTGGGCTTCCACGGCCACACGGTGCGGCACGTGCCGGCGCAGCGACTGACGCTGCAGATCGGCAACCCGTGGACGCTGTCACGGGAGTTGGACCTGCCGGTGGTCAACGACTTTCGTCGCTGCGACATCGCCGCGGGGGGCCAAGGGGCGCCGCTGGTGGCCATGTTCCACCGGGCGCTGTTCAGCAAGGAGAAGCGGCCCACGCTTGTGCTCAACCTGGGAGGCGTCGCCAACGTGACCTGGCTGGGCGAGCAGAACGAGATCATCGCCGGCGACTCGGGCCCCGGGTGCGGGCTCATCGACGAGTGGGCCCAAACCATGGCCGACATGCCGCACGACCGCGACGGCCACCTCGCCCTGGCGGGCGAAGTGGACGAAGAGACCCTGGAAGCGGCTCTGGCGACTCCCTTCTTTCAACAGCCGCTCCCCAAGAGCGCCGACCGGTTCGACTTCGACCACGTGGACGTCTCGCACCTGGGAGTCGAGGACGGAGCCGCGACGTTGTGTGCAGTCACCGTCGAAGCGATCTACCGCGCCGTGCAGAAACTGCCGCAGATGCCCGTGCGGACCTGGGTCACCGGCGGCGGAGTCCATCATCCGGTGCTGATGCGGATGCTCGCCGACCGCTTCGGACAGGTTCGCACCGTCAGCGAATTCGGGCTGAACCCCGACACGCTCGAAGCGGAATGCTTCGCTTGGCTCGCGGTGCGGCATCAACTGCAACTGCCGCTGACCATCCCCGAGACGACCGGCTGCGACAAACCGCGCACCGGGGGGACCGCGGTGCGGTTCGGATGA